One part of the Corynebacterium sp. CNCTC7651 genome encodes these proteins:
- the rplK gene encoding 50S ribosomal protein L11 translates to MAKKKVTGLIKLQIEAGMANPAPPVGPALGAHGVNIVEFTKAYNAATESMRGNIIPVEITVYEDRSFDFVLKSPPAASLLLKAAGLQKGSGVPHTQKVGSVTWDQCKEIAETKKNDLNARDEAGAAIIAGTARSIQALQRAAGKG, encoded by the coding sequence ATGGCAAAGAAGAAAGTCACCGGTCTGATCAAGCTGCAGATCGAAGCTGGTATGGCGAACCCGGCCCCGCCGGTTGGCCCGGCTCTGGGTGCGCACGGTGTGAACATCGTTGAGTTCACCAAGGCATACAACGCTGCGACCGAGTCCATGCGCGGCAACATCATCCCGGTTGAGATCACGGTCTACGAAGACCGCTCCTTCGACTTCGTGCTGAAGTCCCCGCCGGCTGCGTCCCTGTTGCTGAAGGCTGCTGGCCTGCAGAAGGGTTCCGGCGTGCCGCACACCCAGAAGGTCGGTTCCGTGACCTGGGATCAGTGCAAGGAGATCGCGGAGACCAAGAAGAACGACCTCAACGCCCGTGACGAGGCAGGCGCCGCTATCATCGCCGGCACCGCGCGCTCCATCCAAGCACTACAAAGAGCAGCTGGCAAAGGTTGA
- the rplA gene encoding 50S ribosomal protein L1 yields MAKVDRDNLYHPLEAVKLAKETSSEKYDSTIDVAMRLSVDPRKADQLVRGTVNLPHGTGKTVRVAVFAEGENATKAQEAGADIVGTDELIEQINAGQINFDVAIATPDQMAKVGRVARVLGPRGLMPNPKTGTVTPDVAKAVQESKGGKIAFRVDKASNLHALIGKASFTPEQLAENYGALLDEVLRLKPASAKGIYLKKITVSATQGPGVPVDPTVQKNYASEA; encoded by the coding sequence CTGGCAAAGGTTGACCGCGACAACCTGTACCACCCGCTCGAGGCCGTGAAGCTGGCCAAGGAGACCTCCTCCGAGAAGTACGACTCCACCATCGACGTTGCAATGCGCCTCTCCGTCGACCCGCGCAAGGCTGACCAGCTGGTCCGCGGCACCGTGAACCTGCCGCACGGCACCGGTAAGACCGTCCGCGTCGCTGTCTTCGCTGAGGGCGAGAACGCTACCAAGGCGCAGGAGGCAGGCGCCGACATCGTCGGTACCGATGAGCTGATCGAGCAGATCAACGCTGGCCAGATCAACTTCGACGTGGCTATCGCTACCCCGGACCAGATGGCGAAGGTCGGCCGCGTTGCCCGTGTGCTCGGCCCGCGTGGTCTGATGCCGAACCCGAAGACCGGCACCGTGACCCCGGACGTGGCGAAGGCTGTGCAGGAGTCCAAGGGCGGCAAGATCGCCTTCCGCGTGGACAAGGCTTCCAACCTGCACGCCCTGATCGGCAAGGCATCCTTCACCCCGGAGCAGCTCGCTGAGAACTACGGCGCTCTGCTGGATGAGGTGCTGCGTCTGAAGCCGGCATCCGCTAAGGGTATCTACCTGAAGAAGATCACCGTGTCCGCTACCCAGGGCCCGGGCGTCCCGGTCGACCCGACTGTGCAGAAGAACTACGCATCTGAGGCGTAA
- the rplJ gene encoding 50S ribosomal protein L10 has translation MANPKNVADLAELKEKFAGSSAVFLTEYRGLTVSQLQQLRGELGFDVELHVAKNTLVKIAASEQGIEGLDDILVGPTAVAFVKGDATVDAAKVMKKFAKDNDKFIVKGGYMDGNALDAAQAAAIAEMDNRETTLAKLAGAFQGSLAKAAGLFQAPASKTARLVAALQDKQGEAA, from the coding sequence ATGGCAAACCCGAAGAACGTTGCGGATCTGGCTGAACTCAAGGAGAAGTTCGCCGGTTCCAGCGCTGTGTTCCTCACCGAGTACCGCGGCCTGACCGTGAGCCAGCTGCAGCAGCTGCGCGGTGAGCTCGGTTTTGACGTTGAACTGCACGTCGCCAAGAACACCCTCGTCAAGATCGCTGCTTCCGAGCAGGGCATTGAGGGTCTCGATGACATCCTCGTCGGCCCCACCGCCGTCGCCTTTGTTAAGGGCGACGCAACCGTGGACGCCGCGAAGGTGATGAAGAAGTTCGCCAAGGACAATGACAAGTTCATTGTCAAGGGCGGCTACATGGACGGTAACGCTCTCGACGCAGCCCAGGCGGCCGCGATCGCAGAGATGGACAACCGCGAGACCACCCTTGCAAAGCTCGCTGGCGCGTTCCAGGGCTCTCTGGCGAAGGCTGCCGGCCTGTTCCAGGCTCCGGCATCCAAGACGGCACGACTCGTTGCCGCGCTGCAGGACAAGCAGGGCGAAGCTGCGTAA
- the rplL gene encoding 50S ribosomal protein L7/L12: MAKLTKDELIEQFKEMTLIELSEFLKEFEEVFDVTAAAPVAVAAAPGAAGGDAPAEEEKDEFDVVLEAAGDKKIGVIKAVRELVPGLGLKDAKEMVEGAPKAILEGANKDDAEAAKAKLEEAGATVTLK; this comes from the coding sequence ATGGCTAAGCTCACCAAGGACGAGCTCATCGAGCAGTTCAAGGAAATGACCCTCATCGAGCTCTCCGAGTTCCTGAAGGAGTTCGAGGAGGTCTTCGACGTGACCGCTGCTGCTCCGGTTGCAGTTGCTGCTGCTCCGGGCGCTGCTGGCGGCGACGCTCCGGCTGAGGAGGAGAAGGACGAGTTCGACGTCGTTCTCGAGGCTGCCGGCGACAAGAAGATCGGCGTTATTAAGGCTGTCCGCGAGCTCGTTCCGGGCCTCGGCCTGAAGGACGCCAAGGAGATGGTTGAGGGCGCACCGAAGGCCATCCTCGAGGGCGCAAACAAGGACGACGCTGAGGCTGCTAAGGCCAAGCTGGAAGAGGCTGGCGCTACCGTCACCCTCAAGTAG